The following proteins are co-located in the Bubalus bubalis isolate 160015118507 breed Murrah chromosome 23, NDDB_SH_1, whole genome shotgun sequence genome:
- the NOLC1 gene encoding nucleolar and coiled-body phosphoprotein 1 isoform X1 — protein sequence MADAGLRRVVPSDLYPLVLGFLRDNQLSSVANKFVKATGATQQDANATSLLDIYSFWLNRSTKAPKRKLQANGPVAKKTSSSDSSDDSSEEENQGPPAKKAAVPAKQASLLQHPGKAAVKASESSSSSSSEESSDEEEEKDKKKKPVEKGVKPQAKTVKAPPKKAKSSDSDSDSSSEDEPPKNQKPKTTPVAVKTQAKAPAKPGTSARPAPKVANGKAASSSSSSSSDDDSEEEKAVAISKKTIPKKQVVAKAPVKMAATPAQKSSSSEDSSSEEEEEEQKKKPMKKKPGPYSSVPPPSVPPPKKSVGTQSPKKAAEKQQTVESSEESSDESDSSSEEEKKPPAKAVIAKAATKAAPAKKAAESSSDSSDSDSSEDEAPAKPASTTKNPSSKPAATPKQPAAKLAATPKQAAGSGQKPLTRKADSSSSEEESSSSDEEETKKTVATPKSKATVKAALSLPAKQASQGAGGSSSDSDSSSSEEEEEEKTPKPPAKKPRKEVGAIAPSKLASGKKAKAESSSSCSSDDSSEEEEEPKGKGTPRPQATKANGTSALTAQNGKADRGSNEEEEEKKKAAVAVAKPGSEKKKKKNEAAKEAETPPAKKIKPQTPNTFPKRKKGERRASSPFRRIREEEIEVDARVADNSFDAKRGAAGDWGERANQVLKFTKGKSFRHEKTKKKRGSYRGGSISVQVNSVKFDSE from the exons ATGGCGGACGCCGGCTTACGCCGCGTGGTTCCCAGCGACCTGTATCCCCTCGTGCTCGGCTTTCTGCGAGATAACCAGCTCTCGAGCGTGGCCAATAAATTCGTCAAGGCAACAGGCGCT ACCCAGCAGGATGCCAACGCCACTTCCCTCTTGGATATCTATAGTTTCTGGCTCAA CAGGTCCACCAAGGCTCCAAAGCGGAAGTTACAGGCAAATGGACCAGTGGCTAAGAAGACTTCATCCAGTGACAGCAGTGACGACAGCAGTGAGGAGGAAAACCAGGGGCCTCCAGCTAAGAAAGCTG CTGTACCTGCCAAGCAGGCCAGTCTGCTTCAGCATCCTGGAAAGGCTGCAGTCAAAGCATccgagagcagcagcagcagcagcagtgaagaatccagtgatgaggaggaggaaaaagacaaaaagaaaaagcctgtTGAG AAGGGAGTTAAGCCACAGGCCAAGACAGTCAAAGCTCCTCCTAAGAAGGCCAAGAGCTCTGATTCCGATTCTGACTCAAGCTCAGAGGACGAGCCACCAAAGAATCAGAAGCCAAAGACAACACCTGTGGCAGTGAAAACACAGGCTAAAGCCCCAGCCAAACCAG gtACATCAGCTCGGCCAGCGCCTAAAGTCGCCAATGGCAAAGCagctagcagcagcagcagcagcagcagtgatgatgactcagaggaggaaaaggcagtAGCCATCTCTAAGAAG ACCATACCTAAAAAGCAAGTTGTGGCTAAGGCTCCAGTGAAAATGGCTGCCACACCTGCCCAAAAGAGTTCCAGCAGTGAGGACTCCTCcagtgaggaagaggaagaggagcagaAGAAAAAGCCCATGAAGAAAAAACCAG GTCCCTATAGCTCAGTCCCCCCGCCTTCTGTTCCCCCACCCAAGAAGTCCGTGGGAACTCAGTCCCCCAAGAAAGCCGCAGAGAAGCAGCAGACTGTGGAGAGCAGCGAGGAGAGCAGCGATGAGTCTG ATTCAAGttctgaggaagaaaagaaacctcCAGCTAAGGCAGTCATTGCCAAGGCAGCTACTAAAGCAGCTCCAGCAAAGAAGGCAGCAGAGAGCTCTTCAGACAGCTCAG ACTCTGACAGTTCTGAGGATGAAGCTCCTGCCAAGCCAGCCAGTACCACCAAGAATCCCTCAAGTAAACCAGCCGCCACTCCCAAGCAGCCTGCAGCTAAGTTAGCCGCCACTCCCAAGCAGGCTGCGGGCAGTGGCCAGAAGCCTCTAACCAGAAAGGCTGACAGCAGCTCCAGTGAGGAGGAGAGCAGTTCTAGTGACGAGGAGGAGACGAAGAAGACTGTAGCCACCCCTAAGTCCAAGGCGACAGTCAAAGCAGCCCTGtctttgcctgccaagcaggccTCTCAGGGTGCTGGGGGCAGCAGCTCAGATTCAGACAGCTCTAGCAgcgaggaagaggaagaagagaagacgCCTAAACCCCCAGCTAAAAAGCCACGGAAGGAGGTAGGAGCCATAGCCCCTTCCAAACTAGCCTCCGGGAAGAAAGCAAAGGCCGAGAGCAGCAGCAGTTGTTCCTCTGATGACtccagtgaggaggaggaggagcccaaGGGCAAGGGCACTCCAAGACCGCAGGCCACCAAGGCCAATGGCACCTCTGCACTGACTGCCCAGAATGGAAAAGCAGACAGGGGCAgcaatgaggaggaggaggagaagaagaaggcAGCAGTGGCGGTTGCTAAGCCAG gttcagaaaagaagaagaagaagaatgaggCTGCTAAGGAGGCAGAGACTCCTCCAGCAAAGAAGATAAAGCCTCAGACCCCCAACACATTTCCTAAAAGGAAGAAG GGAGAACGAAGGGCATCCTCCCCATTCCGAAGGATCAGGGAAGAGGAGATCGAGGTGGATGCTCGAGTGGCAGACAATTCCTTTGACGCCAAG CGGGGTGCAGCTGGAGACTGGGGGGAGCGAGCCAATCAGGTTCTGAAGTTCACCAAAGGCAAATCCTTCCGGCACGAGAAAACCAAGAAGAAGCGGGGTAGCTACCGGGGAGGCTCCATCTCTGTCCAAGTCAACTCTGTTAAGTTTGACAGCGAGTGA
- the NOLC1 gene encoding nucleolar and coiled-body phosphoprotein 1 isoform X2, protein MADAGLRRVVPSDLYPLVLGFLRDNQLSSVANKFVKATGATQQDANATSLLDIYSFWLKSTKAPKRKLQANGPVAKKTSSSDSSDDSSEEENQGPPAKKAAVPAKQASLLQHPGKAAVKASESSSSSSSEESSDEEEEKDKKKKPVEKGVKPQAKTVKAPPKKAKSSDSDSDSSSEDEPPKNQKPKTTPVAVKTQAKAPAKPGTSARPAPKVANGKAASSSSSSSSDDDSEEEKAVAISKKTIPKKQVVAKAPVKMAATPAQKSSSSEDSSSEEEEEEQKKKPMKKKPGPYSSVPPPSVPPPKKSVGTQSPKKAAEKQQTVESSEESSDESDSSSEEEKKPPAKAVIAKAATKAAPAKKAAESSSDSSDSDSSEDEAPAKPASTTKNPSSKPAATPKQPAAKLAATPKQAAGSGQKPLTRKADSSSSEEESSSSDEEETKKTVATPKSKATVKAALSLPAKQASQGAGGSSSDSDSSSSEEEEEEKTPKPPAKKPRKEVGAIAPSKLASGKKAKAESSSSCSSDDSSEEEEEPKGKGTPRPQATKANGTSALTAQNGKADRGSNEEEEEKKKAAVAVAKPGSEKKKKKNEAAKEAETPPAKKIKPQTPNTFPKRKKGERRASSPFRRIREEEIEVDARVADNSFDAKRGAAGDWGERANQVLKFTKGKSFRHEKTKKKRGSYRGGSISVQVNSVKFDSE, encoded by the exons ATGGCGGACGCCGGCTTACGCCGCGTGGTTCCCAGCGACCTGTATCCCCTCGTGCTCGGCTTTCTGCGAGATAACCAGCTCTCGAGCGTGGCCAATAAATTCGTCAAGGCAACAGGCGCT ACCCAGCAGGATGCCAACGCCACTTCCCTCTTGGATATCTATAGTTTCTGGCTCAA GTCCACCAAGGCTCCAAAGCGGAAGTTACAGGCAAATGGACCAGTGGCTAAGAAGACTTCATCCAGTGACAGCAGTGACGACAGCAGTGAGGAGGAAAACCAGGGGCCTCCAGCTAAGAAAGCTG CTGTACCTGCCAAGCAGGCCAGTCTGCTTCAGCATCCTGGAAAGGCTGCAGTCAAAGCATccgagagcagcagcagcagcagcagtgaagaatccagtgatgaggaggaggaaaaagacaaaaagaaaaagcctgtTGAG AAGGGAGTTAAGCCACAGGCCAAGACAGTCAAAGCTCCTCCTAAGAAGGCCAAGAGCTCTGATTCCGATTCTGACTCAAGCTCAGAGGACGAGCCACCAAAGAATCAGAAGCCAAAGACAACACCTGTGGCAGTGAAAACACAGGCTAAAGCCCCAGCCAAACCAG gtACATCAGCTCGGCCAGCGCCTAAAGTCGCCAATGGCAAAGCagctagcagcagcagcagcagcagcagtgatgatgactcagaggaggaaaaggcagtAGCCATCTCTAAGAAG ACCATACCTAAAAAGCAAGTTGTGGCTAAGGCTCCAGTGAAAATGGCTGCCACACCTGCCCAAAAGAGTTCCAGCAGTGAGGACTCCTCcagtgaggaagaggaagaggagcagaAGAAAAAGCCCATGAAGAAAAAACCAG GTCCCTATAGCTCAGTCCCCCCGCCTTCTGTTCCCCCACCCAAGAAGTCCGTGGGAACTCAGTCCCCCAAGAAAGCCGCAGAGAAGCAGCAGACTGTGGAGAGCAGCGAGGAGAGCAGCGATGAGTCTG ATTCAAGttctgaggaagaaaagaaacctcCAGCTAAGGCAGTCATTGCCAAGGCAGCTACTAAAGCAGCTCCAGCAAAGAAGGCAGCAGAGAGCTCTTCAGACAGCTCAG ACTCTGACAGTTCTGAGGATGAAGCTCCTGCCAAGCCAGCCAGTACCACCAAGAATCCCTCAAGTAAACCAGCCGCCACTCCCAAGCAGCCTGCAGCTAAGTTAGCCGCCACTCCCAAGCAGGCTGCGGGCAGTGGCCAGAAGCCTCTAACCAGAAAGGCTGACAGCAGCTCCAGTGAGGAGGAGAGCAGTTCTAGTGACGAGGAGGAGACGAAGAAGACTGTAGCCACCCCTAAGTCCAAGGCGACAGTCAAAGCAGCCCTGtctttgcctgccaagcaggccTCTCAGGGTGCTGGGGGCAGCAGCTCAGATTCAGACAGCTCTAGCAgcgaggaagaggaagaagagaagacgCCTAAACCCCCAGCTAAAAAGCCACGGAAGGAGGTAGGAGCCATAGCCCCTTCCAAACTAGCCTCCGGGAAGAAAGCAAAGGCCGAGAGCAGCAGCAGTTGTTCCTCTGATGACtccagtgaggaggaggaggagcccaaGGGCAAGGGCACTCCAAGACCGCAGGCCACCAAGGCCAATGGCACCTCTGCACTGACTGCCCAGAATGGAAAAGCAGACAGGGGCAgcaatgaggaggaggaggagaagaagaaggcAGCAGTGGCGGTTGCTAAGCCAG gttcagaaaagaagaagaagaagaatgaggCTGCTAAGGAGGCAGAGACTCCTCCAGCAAAGAAGATAAAGCCTCAGACCCCCAACACATTTCCTAAAAGGAAGAAG GGAGAACGAAGGGCATCCTCCCCATTCCGAAGGATCAGGGAAGAGGAGATCGAGGTGGATGCTCGAGTGGCAGACAATTCCTTTGACGCCAAG CGGGGTGCAGCTGGAGACTGGGGGGAGCGAGCCAATCAGGTTCTGAAGTTCACCAAAGGCAAATCCTTCCGGCACGAGAAAACCAAGAAGAAGCGGGGTAGCTACCGGGGAGGCTCCATCTCTGTCCAAGTCAACTCTGTTAAGTTTGACAGCGAGTGA